A single region of the Marmota flaviventris isolate mMarFla1 chromosome 10, mMarFla1.hap1, whole genome shotgun sequence genome encodes:
- the Klf17 gene encoding Krueppel-like factor 17, with protein sequence MRAAVTPPPGAARPRVQLVLVDMEHEAERWQTAHQPVLDNERAMSILDMSLSFRSGGIHTSWNHSPLDTQHCPQGTEMLGTFLVSAEAPVQNMGEVGPQFDVLLPEYSVNCCPQAALVPSQMTYCQGVSPSQPGMMMYEEPQMMMPLGEPSIPGMARTFSENLKIPPNSLPVPDSSGISMSHTNAPTMPYSDPQLLPSLRPSLTPKMLWAPNMPSTETQPVLPSMVQMLPPRDPYDLVMPSDRSQSLPTLDPLDALGDKLDCQEDLFLPEPPIQAPRRAENSSGQKAAPRRKSPLSRPYCCQYKNCGKAYTKRSHLVSHQRKHTGEKPYRCTWEGCPWSFFRSDELGRHMRIHTRYRPYACDQCGRQFMRSDHLRQHQRIHQPLPGQISSGQTDGPLAPGL encoded by the exons ATGCGTGCGGCTGTGACCCCGCCCCCTGGCGCGGCGCG TCCCAGGGTGCAGCTGGTCCTGGTTGACATGGAGCACGAGGCTGAACGGTGGCAGACTGCGCACCAACCGGTCCTG gaTAACGAGAGAGCAATGTCCATCTTGGATATGTCTCTGTCTTTCAGAAGTGGCGGAATACACACCTCTTGGAACCACAGCCCACTAGACACTCAACACTGTCCTCAGGGCACAGAGATGTTAGGGACCTTTTTGGTGTCTGCTGAGGCACCTGTGCAGAATATGGGTGAAGTGGGGCCCCAGTTCGATGTGTTACTACCTGAGTACTCTGTGAACTGTTGCCCCCAAGCGGCTCTTGTCCCTTCCCAGATGACTTACTGTCAGGGAGTCTCTCCCTCCCAGCCAGGGATGATGATGTACGAGGAGCCCCAGATGATGATGCCTTTAGGAGAGCCCAGTATTCCAGGAATGGCCAGGACCTTCAGTGAAAATCTGAAGATACCCCCCAACAGTCTGCCAGTCCCAGATTCAAGTGGCATCTCCATGTCCCACACTAATGCCCCAACAATGCCTTATTCTGATCCCCAATTACTACCTTCTCTCAGACCCTCTTTAACTCCTAAAATGTTATGGGCCCCAAACATGCCCTCCACTGAGACCCAGCCTGTGCTTCCCTCCATGGTTCAGATGTTGCCGCCTAGAGATCCCTATGACCTTGTGATGCCCTCAGATAGGTCCCAGTCTTTGCCGACCTTAGACCCCCTTGATGCTCTTGGGGACAAGTTAGACTGCCAGGAAGACCTCTTCCTACCTGAGCCGCCCATCCAGGCTCCAAGGAGAGCAGAGAACTCCAGTGGCCAGAAAGCAGCACCCAGGAGGAAATCTCCCCTTTCAAGGCCTTATTGCTGTCAGTATAAGAACTGTGGAAAAGCCTATACCAAGCGCTCGCACCTTGTGAGTCACCAGCGCAAACACACAG GTGAGAAGCCTTATAGATGCACCTGGGAAGGCTGCCCGTGGTCTTTTTTTCGTTCTGATGAGCTTGGACGACATATGCGGATACACACCAGGTATCGACCATATGCATGTGATCAGTGTGGCCGACAGTTCATGAGATCTGACCATCTCCGGCAACACCAAAGGATTCATCAGCCCCTGCCAGGGCAGATCAGCAGTGGACAAACAGATGGTCCTCTTGCTCCTGGTCTTTAG